A genome region from Dickeya dadantii NCPPB 898 includes the following:
- the parC gene encoding DNA topoisomerase IV subunit A: MSDMTHDGAERLALHTFTENAYLNYSMYVIMDRALPFIGDGLKPVQRRIVYAMSELGLSASAKFKKSARTVGDVLGKYHPHGDSACYEAMVLMAQPFSYRYPLVDGQGNWGAPDDPKSFAAMRYTESRLSKYAEVLLGELGQGTVDYVPNFDGTMQEPKMLPARLPNILLNGTTGIAVGMATDIPPHNVREVAAAAVALIDEPDTQLDALLRYVQGPDFPTEAEIITPRDETRKMYESGRGSVRMRAVWKKEDGSVVITALPHQVSGARVLEQIASQMRAKKLPMIDDLRDESDHENPTRLVLVPRSNRIDLDLVMNHLFATTDLEKSYRINMNMIGLDGRPSVKGLREILTEWLAFRRDTVRRRLNFRLDKVLKRLHILEGLLIAFLNIDEVIHIIRNEDEPKPVLMAKFGLSDTQAEAILELKLRHLAKLEEMKIRGEQDDLAKERDQIQALLASERKMNSLLKKEIQEDAKAYGDERRSPLHERGEAKAMSEHDLSPSEPVTIVLSEMGWVRSAKGHDIDPSGLSYKAGDAYRAAARGKSNQPVVFMDSTGRSYALDPLTLPSARGQGEPLTGKLTLPPGATIEQVLMAADNQRLLLASDAGYGFICTFADLVARNRVGKAVLTLPDNAHVLPPLELQRDDDLLLTVTAAGRMLLFPVADLPELSKGKGNKIVSIPAAQLASGDDRILWLMPIAPQSTITLHAGKRKYSLRPEELQKYQASRGCKGTALPRGLQRVDRIEVDAPAGIASAGSSEE; the protein is encoded by the coding sequence ATGAGTGACATGACTCATGACGGCGCAGAGCGTCTTGCGCTGCACACGTTTACCGAGAACGCCTATCTCAACTACTCCATGTACGTCATCATGGACCGGGCGCTCCCCTTTATTGGCGACGGCCTCAAGCCGGTTCAGCGCCGTATCGTGTATGCGATGTCTGAACTGGGGCTGAGCGCCAGCGCTAAATTCAAGAAATCCGCCCGTACGGTGGGCGACGTGCTGGGTAAATACCATCCGCACGGCGACAGCGCCTGTTACGAGGCGATGGTGCTGATGGCGCAACCCTTCTCCTACCGCTACCCGCTGGTGGACGGTCAGGGCAACTGGGGGGCGCCGGACGATCCCAAATCGTTCGCCGCCATGCGTTATACCGAATCTCGTTTGTCGAAGTATGCCGAAGTGCTGCTGGGCGAGCTGGGTCAGGGGACGGTGGATTACGTGCCGAACTTTGACGGCACGATGCAGGAGCCGAAGATGCTGCCTGCCCGTTTGCCCAACATCCTGCTCAACGGCACCACCGGCATCGCGGTCGGCATGGCCACCGATATTCCGCCGCACAACGTGCGTGAAGTGGCGGCGGCGGCGGTAGCGCTGATCGATGAGCCGGACACCCAACTGGACGCGCTGCTGCGCTACGTGCAGGGACCGGATTTCCCCACCGAGGCGGAAATCATCACCCCGCGCGACGAAACCCGCAAAATGTACGAAAGCGGCCGCGGCTCGGTGCGTATGCGGGCGGTATGGAAAAAAGAAGACGGTAGCGTGGTGATCACCGCGCTGCCGCACCAGGTGTCGGGGGCGCGGGTGCTGGAGCAAATCGCCAGCCAGATGCGCGCCAAGAAGTTGCCGATGATCGACGATCTGCGCGACGAGTCCGACCATGAGAACCCGACCCGGCTGGTGCTGGTGCCGCGTTCCAACCGTATCGATCTGGATCTGGTGATGAACCACCTGTTCGCCACCACCGATCTGGAAAAAAGCTACCGTATCAACATGAATATGATCGGCCTGGATGGCCGCCCCAGTGTGAAAGGGCTGCGGGAAATCCTGACCGAGTGGCTGGCGTTCCGCCGCGACACCGTGCGCCGCCGTTTGAACTTCCGGCTGGATAAGGTGCTCAAGCGCCTGCATATTCTGGAAGGCTTGCTGATTGCGTTCCTGAACATTGATGAAGTCATTCATATCATCCGCAACGAAGATGAGCCGAAGCCGGTGCTGATGGCGAAGTTCGGACTGAGCGATACCCAGGCCGAAGCGATTCTGGAACTGAAATTGCGTCATTTGGCCAAGCTGGAAGAGATGAAGATCCGCGGCGAGCAGGACGATCTGGCTAAAGAACGCGATCAGATCCAGGCGCTGTTGGCGTCTGAGCGCAAAATGAACAGCTTGCTGAAGAAAGAGATTCAGGAAGACGCCAAAGCCTACGGCGATGAGCGTCGTTCGCCGTTGCATGAACGCGGCGAAGCCAAAGCCATGAGCGAACATGACCTGTCTCCTTCCGAACCGGTGACCATCGTGCTGTCGGAAATGGGCTGGGTGCGTAGCGCCAAGGGGCACGACATCGACCCGTCCGGCCTGAGTTACAAGGCCGGCGACGCCTACCGTGCCGCCGCCCGCGGCAAAAGCAACCAGCCGGTGGTGTTCATGGATTCCACCGGGCGCAGCTATGCGCTGGATCCGCTCACGCTGCCGTCGGCGCGTGGTCAGGGCGAGCCGTTGACCGGTAAGCTGACGCTGCCGCCGGGCGCCACCATCGAGCAGGTGCTGATGGCGGCGGACAACCAGCGGCTACTGCTGGCCTCCGACGCCGGTTACGGCTTTATCTGTACCTTTGCCGATCTGGTGGCCCGCAACCGGGTGGGTAAAGCGGTGCTGACCCTGCCGGACAATGCGCACGTGCTGCCGCCGCTGGAGCTTCAGCGTGACGATGACTTGTTGCTGACCGTGACCGCGGCCGGCCGCATGCTGCTGTTCCCGGTAGCCGACCTGCCGGAGCTGTCCAAAGGCAAGGGCAACAAGATCGTCTCGATCCCGGCGGCGCAGCTGGCCAGCGGCGACGATCGGATCTTGTGGCTGATGCCGATCGCACCACAATCCACCATCACGCTGCATGCCGGCAAACGCAAGTACTCGTTGCGCCCGGAAGAACTGCAGAAATATCAGGCCAGCCGGGGCTGTAAAGGCACGGCGCTGCCGCGCGGTCTGCAACGCGTCGATCGTATCGAGGTTGACGCGCCGGCCGGCATCGCCAGCGCCGGCAGCAGTGAAGAATAG
- the ftsP gene encoding cell division protein FtsP has product MSLSRRQFIQASGIALCAGAMPLTARADGGKNPLPVPPLLESRRGQPVFLTMQRAHWSFSGERKNPVWGFNGRYLGPTVRVFSNDDVKLIYSNRLNEPVSMTVSGLQVPGSLMGGAGRMIQPNMDWSPVLPVRQAAATCWYHANTPNRMAPHVYNGLAGLWLVEDSLSKSLPIPNHYGVDDFPLIIQDKRLDNFGAPLYNPPSSGGFMGDTLLVNGARNPYVEVSRGWVRLRLLNASNARRYVMRMSDGRPLHLIANDQGFLPAPMALNQMSLAPGERREVLVDMSQGNEATLTAGESASIMQRLRGLFEPSNILVSSAILTLRPTGLLPLVTNTLPMRLLADNIIDGAVSRTREFRLGDSLPGINGAMWDMNRVDVQTQVGRYERWIVHADQPQPFHVQGAAFLVRSVNGGLTPPEDSGWKDTVWVENDVELLVYFGQFSTPQFPFLYYSHTLEMADRGSIAQLVAQASNG; this is encoded by the coding sequence ATGTCATTGAGTCGGCGTCAGTTTATTCAGGCTTCGGGCATTGCGCTGTGCGCGGGTGCAATGCCGCTGACGGCCAGAGCCGACGGCGGGAAAAACCCACTGCCTGTTCCCCCTCTGCTGGAATCCCGCCGCGGGCAGCCGGTCTTTTTGACCATGCAACGGGCGCACTGGTCCTTCTCCGGCGAGCGGAAAAACCCGGTATGGGGGTTTAACGGCCGTTATCTTGGCCCGACGGTGCGGGTGTTCAGCAATGACGACGTCAAGCTGATTTACAGCAACCGCCTGAATGAACCGGTGTCGATGACCGTCAGCGGCCTGCAGGTTCCGGGTTCGCTGATGGGCGGCGCCGGCCGCATGATTCAGCCTAATATGGACTGGTCGCCGGTGTTGCCGGTACGTCAGGCGGCGGCCACTTGCTGGTATCACGCCAATACGCCCAACCGCATGGCGCCGCACGTCTATAACGGTCTGGCCGGCCTGTGGCTGGTGGAAGATAGTCTCAGCAAGTCGCTGCCGATTCCCAATCATTACGGCGTGGATGATTTCCCGCTGATTATCCAGGACAAGCGGCTGGATAACTTTGGCGCGCCGCTGTACAACCCGCCCAGCAGCGGCGGTTTTATGGGGGATACGCTGCTGGTGAACGGCGCGCGCAACCCGTATGTGGAAGTCTCCCGCGGCTGGGTTCGCCTGCGCTTGCTCAACGCCTCCAACGCCCGCCGCTATGTGATGCGCATGAGCGACGGCCGGCCGCTGCACCTGATTGCCAACGATCAGGGTTTTCTGCCCGCGCCGATGGCGTTGAACCAGATGTCGCTGGCACCCGGCGAGCGCCGTGAAGTGCTGGTCGATATGTCTCAGGGCAACGAGGCGACGCTGACCGCCGGCGAATCCGCCAGCATCATGCAGCGGCTGCGCGGATTGTTTGAACCCTCCAATATTCTGGTGTCGTCGGCAATTCTGACCCTGAGGCCCACCGGCCTGCTGCCGCTGGTGACCAACACTCTGCCGATGCGCCTGCTGGCCGACAATATCATCGACGGCGCGGTCAGCCGGACGCGCGAATTTCGCCTCGGCGACAGCCTGCCGGGCATCAACGGCGCCATGTGGGACATGAATCGTGTTGATGTACAGACGCAGGTCGGGCGCTATGAGCGTTGGATTGTGCACGCCGACCAGCCGCAACCGTTCCACGTTCAGGGCGCGGCGTTTCTGGTGCGTAGCGTGAACGGCGGCCTGACGCCGCCGGAGGACAGCGGCTGGAAAGACACCGTCTGGGTAGAAAACGATGTGGAACTGCTGGTGTATTTCGGCCAGTTCTCCACGCCGCAGTTCCCGTTCCTGTATTACAGCCACACGCTGGAAATGGCCGATCGCGGCTCCATCGCTCAACTGGTGGCGCAAGCTTCCAACGGATAG
- a CDS encoding LysR family transcriptional regulator, giving the protein MKVTLEEMQAFVVVVDCGSVTAAAGQLGQTTSGISRALGRLESKLGMTLLHRTTRRLALSEEGQIFLQHARDVLQTVELAEEQIALRRRKPSGRLRINAAASFMQHVIVPLIPEFRRRYPCISLELNTDDVIIDLLEQHTDVAIRIGELRDSSIHARPLGATRLRILASPEYLSRHGTPLGVEALAGHTLLGFTQSESLNLWPLRSAFGDYYPIVPTIAASNGEMLRQLALRGEGIVRLSDFMTRDDVAAGRLVQILADDTLEMRLPVNAVFYRNTALASRIVSFLDFLSEKMAQHPL; this is encoded by the coding sequence ATGAAAGTCACGCTGGAAGAGATGCAGGCATTCGTGGTGGTGGTGGACTGCGGGTCCGTCACCGCCGCGGCTGGACAGCTGGGGCAGACCACGTCCGGGATCAGCCGGGCGCTGGGTCGTCTGGAAAGCAAGCTCGGTATGACGCTGCTGCACCGCACCACCCGCCGTCTGGCGTTGTCGGAAGAAGGGCAGATATTCTTGCAACATGCGCGGGATGTGTTGCAGACGGTGGAACTGGCGGAAGAGCAGATTGCGCTACGTCGCAGGAAACCCAGCGGGCGGTTGCGCATCAACGCCGCCGCGTCGTTCATGCAGCATGTGATCGTGCCGCTGATCCCGGAGTTTCGCCGCCGTTATCCCTGTATTTCGCTGGAGCTGAATACTGACGACGTGATTATCGATTTGCTGGAACAGCATACCGATGTTGCGATTCGTATCGGTGAACTGCGTGATTCCAGCATCCATGCCCGGCCGCTGGGCGCCACCCGGCTGCGGATTCTGGCCAGCCCGGAATACCTGAGCCGTCACGGTACGCCGCTCGGCGTGGAGGCGCTGGCCGGTCACACCTTGCTGGGGTTTACCCAGTCCGAGTCGCTTAATCTCTGGCCGCTACGCAGCGCATTTGGTGATTATTACCCGATCGTGCCGACGATTGCGGCGTCCAACGGTGAAATGTTGCGCCAGCTGGCGCTGCGGGGAGAAGGCATTGTACGGCTGTCGGATTTCATGACCCGCGATGATGTGGCGGCTGGTCGGCTGGTGCAGATTCTGGCCGACGACACGCTGGAGATGCGCCTGCCGGTCAATGCGGTGTTCTACCGCAACACCGCGCTGGCCAGCCGGATCGTCAGTTTTCTGGATTTTCTGAGCGAAAAAATGGCGCAGCATCCGCTCTAG
- a CDS encoding 1-acylglycerol-3-phosphate O-acyltransferase, producing MLFILRFLVVIVYSVVLCLAGLVYCLFTPKDPRHVSRFGRLFGRLSVVFGLKVEVRYPQPSHFDGNCIYIANHQNNYDMVTASNAAIPGTVTVGKKSLVWIPFFGPLYWLSGNLLIDRDNRAKAHGTISQVVKHIQERNISVWMFPEGTRSRGRGLLPFKTGAFHAAIAAGVPVVPICVSSTHKKVKLNRWNNGHVIVEILPPIDCSAYGKEQVRELAAYCHDLMAAKIAQLDAEVAQREAAEKR from the coding sequence ATGTTATTCATTCTCCGGTTTTTGGTGGTGATCGTTTATTCCGTAGTGCTCTGTCTGGCAGGGTTGGTTTACTGCCTGTTTACCCCGAAAGATCCCCGTCATGTTTCCCGGTTTGGCCGCCTGTTCGGGCGTTTGTCGGTGGTGTTTGGTCTGAAGGTGGAAGTCCGCTATCCGCAGCCGTCTCACTTTGACGGCAACTGTATTTATATCGCCAACCATCAGAACAACTATGACATGGTGACGGCGTCGAATGCGGCGATTCCGGGCACCGTGACCGTGGGCAAGAAGAGCCTGGTGTGGATCCCGTTTTTCGGCCCGTTGTACTGGCTTTCCGGCAATCTGCTGATTGACCGGGATAACCGCGCCAAAGCGCATGGCACCATCTCGCAGGTGGTGAAGCATATTCAAGAGCGCAACATTTCGGTGTGGATGTTTCCGGAAGGCACTCGCAGCCGCGGGCGCGGCCTGCTGCCGTTCAAAACCGGCGCGTTCCATGCCGCGATTGCCGCCGGCGTGCCGGTGGTGCCGATCTGCGTGTCCAGCACCCATAAAAAAGTGAAGCTGAACCGCTGGAATAACGGGCATGTGATTGTCGAGATACTGCCGCCGATTGACTGTAGCGCTTACGGTAAAGAACAGGTCCGCGAACTGGCCGCTTATTGCCATGACCTGATGGCGGCGAAAATCGCACAGCTGGACGCGGAAGTCGCACAGCGCGAAGCGGCGGAAAAACGCTAA
- the dkgA gene encoding 2,5-didehydrogluconate reductase DkgA, which yields MTMQPLVKLADGNIMPQLGLGVWQASNEQAAAAVTEALNIGYRAIDTAAIYKNETGVGKALQQTDIPRSDIFITTKLWNSDQAHPRQALEESLRKLQLEYVDLYLIHWPLPEQNTYVEAWRGLLNLREQGLAKSVGVCNFNPHHLQRLKEETGVMPVINQIELHPLFQQRMLHTWNTTHHIQTESWSPLAQGGEGVFDHPVIHALAKKYGKTPAQIVIRWHLDCGLVVIPKSVTPARIRENFEVFDFRLEKEELSEVATLDCGKRLGPDPDQPRTDAPRKD from the coding sequence ATGACGATGCAACCTCTGGTTAAACTGGCTGACGGCAATATCATGCCCCAGCTAGGGCTTGGCGTCTGGCAGGCCAGCAACGAACAGGCCGCTGCAGCCGTTACCGAAGCTCTGAACATCGGCTATCGCGCCATTGATACCGCCGCTATTTATAAGAACGAAACGGGTGTCGGCAAAGCGTTACAGCAAACCGATATCCCGCGCAGCGATATTTTTATCACCACCAAACTGTGGAACAGCGATCAGGCGCATCCGCGTCAGGCGCTGGAGGAAAGCCTGCGCAAACTGCAGTTGGAGTACGTCGACCTGTATCTGATCCATTGGCCGCTGCCGGAGCAGAACACCTACGTCGAAGCCTGGCGCGGACTGCTCAATCTCAGAGAACAGGGGCTGGCGAAAAGCGTCGGCGTCTGTAATTTCAATCCGCACCACCTGCAACGCCTGAAAGAAGAAACCGGCGTGATGCCGGTCATCAATCAGATCGAGCTGCACCCGTTATTCCAGCAACGCATGCTGCACACCTGGAACACCACCCACCACATTCAGACCGAGTCCTGGAGCCCGCTGGCGCAGGGCGGAGAAGGCGTATTCGACCACCCGGTGATCCACGCGCTGGCGAAAAAATACGGTAAAACGCCGGCGCAGATCGTGATCCGCTGGCATCTTGACTGCGGTCTGGTGGTGATCCCCAAATCCGTTACCCCGGCGCGTATTCGGGAAAATTTCGAGGTGTTTGACTTCCGGCTGGAGAAAGAAGAACTAAGCGAAGTGGCAACGCTTGACTGCGGCAAGCGACTGGGGCCGGACCCGGATCAGCCGCGCACCGATGCGCCGCGCAAAGACTAG
- a CDS encoding NAD(P)H-dependent oxidoreductase translates to MHNVLIINAGKSFGHSKGELNRTLTDVAASFLRDKGRHVRITTVDEGYDIEQEVQNFLWADAVIYQMPGWWMGAPWILKKYIDDVFTAGHGSLYASDGRTRADASKKYGSGGLLQGKHYLLSLTWNAPLEAFTDPDQFFHGVGVDGVYLPFHKANQFIGLSSLPTFICNDVIKQPDVEQDIARYRAHLDQVFA, encoded by the coding sequence ATGCATAACGTACTCATCATCAACGCCGGAAAATCTTTTGGTCATTCCAAAGGCGAACTCAACCGTACCCTGACGGACGTCGCCGCGTCTTTCCTGCGCGACAAAGGTCGCCACGTCCGCATCACCACGGTGGACGAAGGCTACGACATCGAACAGGAAGTGCAGAATTTCCTGTGGGCCGACGCCGTCATCTACCAGATGCCGGGCTGGTGGATGGGCGCGCCGTGGATCCTAAAAAAATACATCGACGATGTGTTCACCGCCGGACACGGCTCCCTGTACGCCAGCGACGGCCGCACCCGCGCGGACGCCAGCAAGAAATACGGCTCCGGCGGCTTGTTGCAGGGCAAACACTACCTGCTGTCGCTGACCTGGAACGCACCGCTGGAAGCCTTTACCGACCCCGATCAGTTCTTCCACGGCGTCGGCGTGGATGGCGTGTACCTGCCGTTCCACAAAGCCAACCAGTTCATCGGCCTGTCGTCGCTGCCGACGTTTATCTGCAACGACGTCATCAAGCAGCCGGACGTGGAACAAGACATCGCCCGCTACCGCGCACACCTTGATCAGGTTTTCGCCTGA